TACCATGGAAGTTGGAGCTTCCATCATAGTATTCGAAGGGAAAAACCGGATGAAAAAGTAGCGAAGCTGGGATTTGAGCAGTTTTATCAATTACGTTCAAATGTGGAAATGTTAATCCAAGATTATGCGAAGAGACGTCTACCTCCAATCACATATGACTTTTTGACTCAATATATTCCTCCTctttcagaaaatgaaaagtaCGTATTCACAATTAAGGTTGTGAATATTCTACTGACTTTGACATGCCGTAGACTAGCTGCGATACAAAGATTACCGTATATTGCTGTAGTTAATCCGAACATTGAAGAGTCCAATCGACTATATCTAAAAACCTTGGAGTCGTTGCTGTCCATTGAGATGCCATATGGATTAAATGACAGGGAACTTATGCAATCAAAGTTGAGGGATTTGCTAAATGATCACAACGATACTTTGGCTACTCTTGCGAAAGGACTTCAGGAGATAATGGATTTCTATCCAAAGCAGGATGTCTTTGACTTCTTAAATGCACATCTAAGGGACAGGTTATCGATGAAGCTGTTATCCACTCATTATCTGAGCCTGATTTCACAAAAGGAGTTTACAGATTCTATTGGCGTGCTACATAGAAATCTTAATATTGCGGATCTTATAAAGCGGACACAAGAATTTGTTGGCGATCTAACGTTTGTGAAATACGATAAAATCGTCCCGGTGCAAATACTATATGGGCACGACGTCACCTTTCCCTGCATCCCTCCAGATCTGGAATATGTTTTCCAGGAGATCATAAAGAATAGCGCCAGAGCTCACATTGAGGCAAGTACACCAGGCAACGATGTCGCGGAAAAGCCCATAGAGGTCACAATTGTAAGATCCCATGAAGATTTGGAGGTCAGAATTAGGGACTTTGGTGGGGGAATTCCACCTGACGTTGAAGACAAGATGTTTGACTACAGTTATAGCACATCAGAAAAAGATGCC
This region of Eremothecium cymbalariae DBVPG#7215 chromosome 4, complete sequence genomic DNA includes:
- the PKP1 gene encoding protein kinase PKP1 (similar to Ashbya gossypii ADL116C) encodes the protein MSLLTRCVVLDRLSLNVCGSGRCTGRNGLVVTSGIGNKPIRHINMYVVMKQVRYYHGSWSFHHSIRREKPDEKVAKLGFEQFYQLRSNVEMLIQDYAKRRLPPITYDFLTQYIPPLSENEKYVFTIKVVNILLTLTCRRLAAIQRLPYIAVVNPNIEESNRLYLKTLESLLSIEMPYGLNDRELMQSKLRDLLNDHNDTLATLAKGLQEIMDFYPKQDVFDFLNAHLRDRLSMKLLSTHYLSLISQKEFTDSIGVLHRNLNIADLIKRTQEFVGDLTFVKYDKIVPVQILYGHDVTFPCIPPDLEYVFQEIIKNSARAHIEASTPGNDVAEKPIEVTIVRSHEDLEVRIRDFGGGIPPDVEDKMFDYSYSTSEKDAKDTGMSAYIIPGQDVSNVSGMGFGLPLCKAYLEMFNGQLDIQSLWGWGTDVYIKLKGPKKELLTCSK